A region from the Corallococcus caeni genome encodes:
- the lepA gene encoding translation elongation factor 4, whose amino-acid sequence MPAENAHIRNFCIIAHIDHGKSTLADRLLEKTGTLTKREAQAQFLDNMDIERERGITIKAQSVRMTYTAKDGQNYVLNLIDTPGHVDFAYEVSRSLAACEGALLVVDATQGVEAQTLANVYMALDHDLEIIPVINKIDLPSADVERTRGEIEDVIGIDASVAVPASAKEGIGIHDILESVVKRVPPPSGSPSAPLKALIFDSWYDNYRGVVTLVRVLEGTLKLKQKIKMFSNNKVFEVQELGVFSPFSRPVTQLMAGEVGVLVANVKELQDAKVGDTVTEEARPTEQPFPGFKEVKPMVFSGIFPVDSSDYENLRDALAKLTLNDSAFTYEPESSTALGFGFRCGYLGLLHMEIVQERLEREYNLNLITTAPSVVYRITTTKDEVLLVDNPAKLPPTQNITKFEEPILTCHIHVPNEHLGAILKLCQDRRGVQKDMKYLGSSGTRVQVTYEMPMAEVVFDFFDRLKSVSRGYASLDYELSAYAEADLAKLDILINGEPVDALSVIVHRERAYLRGREVCEKLKEVIPKQMYEVAIQAAIGAKIISRETISAMRKNVLAKCYGGDISRKRKLLEKQKEGKKRMKQVGTVEIPQEAFLAVLKTEQ is encoded by the coding sequence ATGCCGGCTGAAAACGCGCACATCCGCAACTTCTGCATCATCGCCCACATCGACCATGGAAAGTCGACGCTGGCCGACCGCCTCCTGGAGAAGACAGGCACGCTGACCAAGCGTGAGGCGCAGGCCCAGTTCCTCGACAACATGGACATCGAGCGAGAGCGGGGCATCACCATCAAGGCCCAGTCCGTGCGGATGACGTACACCGCGAAGGACGGCCAGAACTACGTCCTCAACCTCATCGACACACCGGGGCACGTGGACTTCGCCTACGAAGTCAGCCGCAGCCTCGCCGCGTGCGAGGGGGCGCTGCTCGTGGTGGACGCCACCCAGGGCGTGGAGGCGCAGACGCTCGCCAACGTCTACATGGCGTTGGATCACGACCTGGAGATCATCCCGGTCATCAACAAGATCGACCTGCCCAGCGCGGACGTGGAGCGCACGCGCGGGGAGATTGAGGACGTCATCGGCATCGACGCGTCCGTCGCGGTGCCGGCCTCCGCGAAGGAGGGCATCGGCATCCACGACATCCTGGAGTCGGTGGTCAAGCGCGTGCCGCCGCCGTCGGGTTCGCCGTCCGCGCCGCTCAAGGCCCTCATCTTCGACTCCTGGTACGACAACTACCGGGGCGTGGTGACGCTGGTGCGCGTGCTGGAAGGCACGCTGAAGCTCAAGCAGAAGATCAAGATGTTCAGCAACAACAAGGTCTTCGAGGTGCAGGAGCTGGGCGTGTTCAGCCCGTTCTCGCGCCCGGTGACGCAGCTCATGGCGGGCGAGGTGGGTGTCCTCGTCGCGAACGTGAAGGAGCTGCAGGACGCGAAGGTCGGCGACACCGTGACGGAGGAGGCGCGGCCCACCGAGCAGCCCTTCCCGGGCTTCAAAGAAGTCAAGCCGATGGTGTTCTCCGGCATCTTCCCGGTGGACTCGTCCGACTACGAGAACCTGCGCGACGCGCTGGCGAAGCTGACGCTGAACGACTCCGCCTTCACCTACGAGCCGGAGTCGTCCACGGCGCTGGGGTTCGGCTTCCGCTGCGGCTACCTGGGCCTGCTCCACATGGAGATCGTCCAGGAGCGCCTGGAGCGCGAGTACAACCTCAACCTCATCACCACGGCGCCGTCGGTGGTCTACCGCATCACCACCACCAAGGATGAGGTGCTGTTGGTGGACAACCCGGCGAAGCTGCCGCCCACCCAGAACATCACCAAGTTCGAGGAGCCCATCCTCACCTGTCACATCCACGTGCCCAACGAGCACCTGGGCGCCATCCTGAAGCTGTGCCAGGACCGGCGTGGCGTGCAGAAGGACATGAAGTACCTGGGCTCCAGCGGCACCCGCGTGCAGGTCACGTACGAGATGCCCATGGCGGAGGTCGTGTTCGACTTCTTCGACCGGCTCAAGAGCGTGTCGCGTGGCTACGCGAGCCTGGACTACGAGCTGTCCGCCTACGCGGAAGCGGACCTGGCCAAGCTGGACATCCTCATCAACGGGGAGCCGGTGGACGCGCTGTCCGTCATCGTGCACCGCGAGCGCGCGTACCTGCGCGGCCGCGAGGTCTGCGAGAAGCTCAAGGAAGTGATTCCCAAGCAGATGTACGAGGTGGCCATCCAGGCCGCCATCGGCGCGAAGATCATCTCCCGCGAGACGATCTCCGCCATGCGCAAGAACGTCCTTGCCAAGTGCTACGGCGGCGACATCAGCCGCAAGCGCAAGCTCCTGGAGAAGCAGAAGGAGGGCAAGAAGCGCATGAAGCAGGTGGGCACGGTGGAGATTCCGCAGGAAGCCTTCCTCGCGGTCCTCAAGACGGAGCAGTAA
- a CDS encoding aspartate carbamoyltransferase catalytic subunit — translation MRHLLGIAGWRRDELEALLDRAQAHLPGGPDASHVLRGRVVANLFFEDSTRTRSSFEVAARKLGADVLNWSHAGSSVSKGETLLDTARNIEAMGPAVIVIRHRSSGAPHLVARHVKCAVVNAGDGAHEHPSQALLDAFTLRQRWGRLDGRTVLIVGDVLHSRVARSNLVCLKALGARVVLCGPPTLLPPGLEEMGGEVTHQLDAVLPQADAVMCLRLQTERMAEAFLPSQREYSRLFGLTPARAERMKPDAPVLHPGPINRGVELSPVVADGPRSVILEQVANGVAVRRAILEACAS, via the coding sequence ATGAGACATCTTCTCGGAATCGCAGGCTGGCGGCGGGATGAGCTGGAAGCCCTGCTCGACCGCGCCCAGGCGCACCTGCCCGGCGGACCGGATGCCTCGCACGTGCTGCGCGGCCGCGTCGTGGCGAACCTCTTCTTCGAGGACTCCACCCGGACGCGCTCCTCCTTCGAGGTGGCCGCGCGGAAGCTGGGTGCGGACGTCCTCAACTGGAGCCACGCGGGCTCCTCCGTGTCCAAGGGGGAGACGCTCCTGGACACCGCGCGCAACATCGAGGCCATGGGGCCGGCGGTCATCGTCATCCGCCACCGCTCCTCCGGCGCGCCGCACCTGGTGGCCCGGCACGTGAAGTGCGCGGTGGTCAACGCGGGCGACGGCGCGCACGAGCACCCGTCCCAGGCCCTGCTGGACGCCTTCACGCTGCGGCAGCGCTGGGGCCGGCTGGACGGGCGCACGGTGCTGATCGTCGGTGACGTGCTGCACAGCCGCGTGGCGCGCTCCAACCTCGTGTGCCTGAAGGCCCTGGGGGCCCGGGTCGTGCTCTGCGGGCCGCCCACCCTCCTGCCGCCAGGGCTGGAGGAGATGGGCGGAGAGGTGACGCACCAGCTGGACGCCGTGCTGCCCCAGGCGGACGCGGTGATGTGTCTGAGGCTGCAGACGGAGCGCATGGCGGAAGCCTTCCTGCCGTCCCAGCGGGAGTACTCGCGGCTGTTCGGCCTGACGCCCGCCCGCGCGGAGCGGATGAAGCCGGACGCGCCCGTGCTGCACCCGGGCCCCATCAACCGCGGCGTGGAGCTGTCGCCGGTGGTGGCGGACGGGCCCCGCAGCGTCATCCTGGAACAGGTGGCCAACGGCGTCGCGGTGCGCCGGGCCATCCTGGAGGCGTGCGCATCATGA
- the pyk gene encoding pyruvate kinase yields the protein MRKAKIICTLGPASDSKEVIEGLVRAGMNVARLNFSHGTHDEHRQRVQRIRAVSKKLGVPVAILQDVQGPKVRLGRFEGGQLMVKTGDTVTVTTRAVLGQGNVIPTPVRSLPRDVEKGHEVLLDDGRVRLRVLKVSGQDVSCRVEVGGLLKDHKGLNLPGTAMSVPTLTEKDKVDLAFGQEVGVDYVALSFVRTAQDVRQARALVGKRKTPLISKIEKPQAVENLEAIAAESDGVMVARGDLGVEMPLEQLPAIQKRVVREVNRMGGIVIVATEMLESMVLNARPTRAEVSDVANAILDGADAVMLSGETAAGRYPVDAVATMARIVEETERTSLIPLLYSPFERSEDLGTGVAAAAVAASRQLNIGTIIAYTESGHSARLISEFRPGARILGLTPNADTVNRMALHWGVTGHLVKRVSTTEAMLKQVRRLCQELRFCEPGSPFILVAGVPLNVPGNTNMMSIHRA from the coding sequence ATGCGCAAGGCGAAGATCATCTGCACGCTGGGCCCGGCGTCGGACTCGAAGGAAGTCATCGAGGGGCTGGTGAGGGCGGGCATGAACGTGGCCCGGCTCAACTTCTCCCACGGTACGCACGACGAGCACCGCCAGCGCGTCCAGCGCATCCGCGCGGTGTCGAAGAAGCTGGGCGTGCCGGTGGCCATCCTCCAGGACGTGCAGGGCCCCAAGGTGCGCCTGGGGCGCTTCGAGGGCGGTCAGCTGATGGTGAAGACGGGCGACACCGTGACGGTGACGACGCGCGCGGTGCTGGGCCAGGGGAACGTCATCCCCACGCCGGTGCGCTCGCTGCCCCGGGACGTGGAGAAGGGGCACGAGGTGCTCCTGGACGACGGCCGGGTGCGCCTGCGCGTGCTGAAGGTGAGCGGCCAGGACGTGTCCTGCCGCGTGGAGGTGGGCGGGCTCCTCAAGGACCACAAGGGGCTGAACCTGCCCGGCACGGCCATGTCCGTGCCCACGCTGACGGAGAAGGACAAGGTGGACCTGGCCTTCGGCCAGGAGGTGGGCGTGGACTACGTGGCGCTGTCCTTCGTGCGCACCGCCCAGGACGTGCGCCAGGCGCGGGCGCTGGTGGGCAAGCGCAAGACGCCGCTCATCTCCAAGATTGAAAAGCCCCAGGCGGTGGAGAACCTGGAGGCCATCGCCGCGGAGTCGGACGGGGTGATGGTGGCCCGCGGCGACCTGGGCGTGGAGATGCCGCTGGAGCAGCTGCCCGCCATCCAGAAGCGCGTCGTGCGGGAGGTCAACCGCATGGGCGGCATCGTCATCGTCGCCACGGAGATGCTGGAGAGCATGGTGCTCAACGCCCGGCCCACACGCGCGGAGGTGTCGGACGTGGCCAACGCCATCCTGGACGGCGCGGACGCGGTGATGCTCTCCGGTGAGACGGCCGCGGGCCGCTACCCGGTGGACGCGGTGGCCACCATGGCGCGCATCGTGGAGGAGACGGAGCGCACCAGCCTCATCCCCCTGCTCTACTCCCCCTTCGAGCGCTCGGAGGACCTGGGCACCGGCGTCGCCGCGGCGGCGGTGGCCGCGTCCCGGCAGCTGAACATCGGGACCATCATCGCGTACACGGAGAGCGGCCACTCCGCGCGCCTCATCTCCGAGTTCCGCCCCGGCGCGCGCATCCTCGGGCTGACGCCCAACGCGGACACGGTGAACCGGATGGCGCTGCACTGGGGCGTGACGGGCCACCTGGTGAAGCGCGTCAGCACCACGGAGGCCATGCTCAAGCAGGTGCGCCGGCTCTGCCAGGAGCTGCGCTTCTGCGAACCGGGCTCGCCCTTCATCCTGGTGGCCGGCGTGCCGCTCAACGTGCCGGGCAACACCAACATGATGAGCATCCACCGCGCTTGA
- a CDS encoding dihydroorotase: MTSVLFQRARVIDPRNGVDGVRDVLVTDGRVAQVSEAALPAPQDARVVDATGRWLVPGFIDLHVHLREPGEEGKETVLTGCRSAVAGGFTGVVAMPNTKVVNDSALVTELVLSRARDADLCHVYPAGAISKGLKGEELSEAGELIAAGCVALTDDGRPVMNAGLMRRVLQYATQFDVPVMVHEEDLTLSAGGAMHEGATSTRLGLRGIPSSAEVAMVARDLVLLEETKGRLHVAHVSCEGSVRLIREAKKRGLRVTCEVAPHHFTLDDRAVGDYDTHAKMAPPLRSDVDVKALREALVDGTVDAIATDHAPHGVSDKLVEFEKGINGIVGLETALGLTLALVHEGVLTPRRAVELLSDGPARVFSLPGGHLAPGAPADITLVSPLEEWTVDAHRFYSRSRNTPFHGRTLKGRVTQTWVGGRCVFEDGQLKESR; encoded by the coding sequence ATGACCTCAGTGCTCTTCCAGCGGGCGCGCGTCATCGACCCGCGCAATGGCGTGGACGGCGTGCGCGACGTGCTGGTGACGGACGGCCGGGTGGCGCAGGTGTCGGAAGCCGCGCTGCCCGCGCCCCAGGACGCGCGCGTGGTGGACGCCACGGGCAGGTGGCTGGTGCCGGGCTTCATCGACCTCCACGTGCACCTGCGCGAGCCGGGAGAAGAGGGCAAGGAGACGGTCCTCACCGGCTGCCGCTCGGCGGTGGCGGGCGGCTTCACCGGCGTCGTGGCCATGCCCAACACCAAGGTGGTGAACGACAGCGCGCTCGTCACGGAGCTGGTGCTGTCGCGCGCGCGGGACGCGGACCTGTGCCATGTGTACCCGGCGGGCGCCATCAGCAAGGGGCTCAAGGGCGAGGAGCTGTCGGAGGCGGGCGAGCTCATCGCCGCCGGCTGCGTGGCCCTCACGGACGACGGCCGCCCGGTGATGAACGCGGGCCTGATGCGCCGGGTGCTCCAGTACGCCACGCAGTTCGACGTGCCGGTGATGGTCCACGAGGAGGACCTCACGCTGTCCGCCGGCGGCGCCATGCACGAGGGCGCCACGTCCACGCGGCTGGGGCTGCGCGGGATTCCGTCCTCCGCGGAGGTGGCCATGGTGGCGCGCGACCTGGTGCTCCTGGAGGAGACGAAGGGGCGCCTGCACGTGGCGCACGTGTCCTGCGAGGGCAGCGTGCGGCTCATCCGCGAGGCCAAGAAGCGCGGCCTGCGCGTCACCTGCGAGGTGGCGCCGCACCACTTCACCCTGGATGACCGGGCGGTGGGGGACTACGACACCCACGCGAAGATGGCGCCGCCCCTGCGCAGCGACGTGGACGTGAAGGCGCTGCGCGAGGCGCTGGTGGACGGCACGGTGGACGCCATCGCCACGGACCACGCGCCGCACGGCGTGTCCGACAAGCTGGTGGAGTTCGAGAAGGGCATCAACGGCATCGTCGGGCTGGAGACGGCCCTGGGGCTTACCCTGGCGCTGGTGCACGAGGGCGTGCTCACCCCGCGCCGGGCGGTGGAGCTGCTGTCGGACGGGCCCGCGAGGGTATTCAGCCTGCCGGGCGGTCACCTGGCGCCTGGTGCCCCGGCGGACATCACGCTCGTGTCGCCTTTGGAGGAGTGGACGGTGGATGCCCACCGGTTCTATTCCCGCAGTCGCAACACGCCCTTCCACGGGCGCACGCTGAAGGGTCGCGTGACGCAGACGTGGGTGGGCGGCCGGTGTGTGTTCGAGGACGGTCAGCTCAAGGAGTCGCGGTGA
- the carA gene encoding glutamine-hydrolyzing carbamoyl-phosphate synthase small subunit has product MTKRAVLALADGTTFEGRAFGASGETVGEVVFNTSMYGYQEILTDPSYVGQIVTMTYPEMGNIGANAGDEEAGLPHAVGMVVRSLTKTPSNWRSQETLDAYLARHGRVGIEGVDTRRLVRHLRTHGAQTGIISTENVSAAALSERARAAVSMEGLDLATGVSCKEPYLFTTPTPDVFLATGDKQPEPELKYDVVAYDYGLKRSMLQYLVDVGCRVTVVPSHFTAEQVLAKKPHGVFLANGPGDPAAVKGADRTVAALLGKVPVFGICLGHQIMALALGGRTYKMKFGHRGGNQPVKDLTTGKVEITAQNHGFAVDDASLKGKAVVTHINLNDGTVEGLAVPDARAFSVQYHPEASPGPHDARYLFSRFATLMAGS; this is encoded by the coding sequence ATGACGAAGCGGGCGGTGCTCGCACTGGCGGATGGCACCACCTTCGAAGGACGCGCCTTTGGCGCTTCCGGCGAGACGGTGGGTGAGGTGGTCTTCAACACGTCCATGTACGGCTACCAGGAGATCCTCACGGATCCCTCGTACGTGGGGCAGATCGTCACCATGACGTACCCGGAGATGGGCAACATCGGGGCGAACGCGGGCGACGAGGAGGCGGGACTTCCGCACGCGGTGGGCATGGTGGTCCGCTCGCTGACGAAGACGCCCTCCAACTGGCGCTCGCAGGAGACGCTGGACGCGTACCTCGCGCGCCACGGGCGCGTGGGCATTGAAGGCGTGGACACCCGCCGGCTGGTGCGCCACCTGCGCACGCACGGCGCCCAGACGGGCATCATCTCCACGGAGAACGTGTCCGCCGCCGCGCTGTCCGAGCGCGCGCGCGCCGCCGTGAGCATGGAGGGGCTGGACCTGGCCACGGGCGTATCCTGCAAGGAGCCCTACCTCTTCACCACGCCCACGCCGGACGTGTTCCTGGCCACGGGCGACAAGCAGCCGGAGCCGGAGCTCAAGTACGACGTGGTGGCGTACGACTACGGCCTCAAGCGCTCCATGCTCCAGTACCTGGTGGACGTGGGCTGCCGCGTGACGGTGGTGCCGTCGCACTTCACGGCGGAGCAGGTGCTGGCGAAGAAGCCGCACGGCGTCTTCCTGGCCAACGGCCCGGGCGACCCGGCCGCGGTGAAGGGCGCGGACCGCACGGTGGCGGCGCTCTTGGGCAAGGTGCCGGTGTTCGGCATCTGCCTGGGGCATCAGATCATGGCCCTGGCGCTGGGCGGCCGGACGTACAAGATGAAGTTCGGCCACCGCGGCGGCAACCAGCCCGTGAAGGACCTCACCACGGGCAAGGTGGAGATCACCGCGCAGAACCACGGCTTCGCGGTGGACGACGCCAGCCTCAAGGGCAAGGCCGTCGTCACGCACATCAACCTGAACGACGGCACGGTGGAGGGCCTGGCCGTACCGGACGCGCGGGCCTTCAGCGTGCAGTACCACCCCGAGGCTTCGCCCGGCCCTCACGACGCGCGCTACCTGTTCAGCCGCTTCGCGACGCTGATGGCGGGTTCGTAG
- the lepB gene encoding signal peptidase I, translated as MSTASPSAKLGAAMAARRTPEQLKARRQLMWRELFTSLWAPLCGVGLAFIPYLILIESAPGTASWAQPLMKGFGLLMVLAFVGLLVWRNASKKESQLRTLRHEARELIAEDERILSRVGTKVSPAAADRITEQALRVESASVAGNVEQLRTETKALETLTQEHLGAYRKQSVWDFVGGFGKALLIALVIRTVLVEPYRIPSGSMLPTLQIGDQVFVNKFIYGVRIPFMNVVPFRIVRAPQRGDVIVFNNPVDESKDFIKRVIGIPGDTVEIVDGVVRINGEPQPRTLVTPDYVVHNQDDTTGRWFDQEEVLYREDLGGVVHSTLQHPMRLPGREHEGPYTVPADSVFVMGDNRDNSADSRYNLGGPGGAEVAYVPYGHIKGKAMVVWLSLGWGGLLGNLFGGTGLRVDRFFEPVR; from the coding sequence ATGAGCACGGCCAGTCCTTCCGCGAAGCTGGGAGCGGCCATGGCCGCGCGCCGCACCCCGGAGCAGCTCAAGGCCCGCCGCCAGCTGATGTGGCGCGAGCTGTTCACCAGCCTCTGGGCCCCGCTGTGCGGCGTGGGCCTGGCCTTCATCCCGTACCTCATCCTCATCGAGTCGGCGCCCGGCACCGCGTCCTGGGCCCAGCCCCTGATGAAGGGCTTCGGCCTGCTGATGGTGCTGGCCTTCGTGGGCCTGCTGGTGTGGCGCAACGCCTCCAAGAAGGAGTCGCAGCTGCGCACGCTGCGCCACGAGGCGCGCGAGCTCATCGCCGAGGACGAGCGCATCCTGTCGCGCGTGGGGACGAAGGTGTCCCCGGCCGCGGCGGACCGCATCACCGAGCAGGCCCTGCGCGTGGAGTCCGCCTCCGTGGCGGGCAACGTGGAGCAGCTGCGCACGGAGACGAAGGCGCTGGAGACGCTGACCCAGGAGCACCTGGGCGCGTACCGCAAGCAGTCCGTGTGGGACTTCGTGGGCGGCTTCGGCAAGGCGCTGCTGATCGCCCTGGTCATCCGCACGGTGCTGGTGGAGCCGTACCGCATCCCGTCCGGCTCCATGCTGCCCACGCTGCAGATTGGCGACCAGGTCTTCGTGAACAAGTTCATCTACGGGGTGCGCATCCCGTTCATGAACGTGGTGCCGTTCCGCATCGTGCGGGCGCCGCAGCGCGGGGACGTCATCGTCTTCAACAACCCCGTGGACGAGTCCAAGGACTTCATCAAGCGCGTCATCGGCATCCCCGGCGACACGGTGGAGATCGTCGACGGCGTGGTGCGCATCAACGGCGAGCCGCAGCCGCGCACGCTGGTGACGCCGGACTACGTGGTGCACAACCAGGACGACACCACGGGCCGCTGGTTCGACCAGGAAGAGGTCCTCTACCGCGAGGACCTGGGCGGCGTGGTGCACTCGACGCTCCAGCACCCCATGCGCCTGCCGGGCCGCGAGCACGAGGGCCCCTACACGGTGCCCGCGGACAGCGTCTTCGTGATGGGCGACAACCGGGACAACAGCGCGGACAGCCGCTACAACCTGGGCGGCCCGGGCGGCGCGGAGGTCGCCTACGTGCCGTACGGCCACATCAAGGGCAAGGCCATGGTCGTCTGGCTGTCGCTCGGGTGGGGCGGCCTGCTGGGCAACCTGTTTGGCGGCACCGGCCTCCGGGTCGACCGCTTCTTTGAACCGGTACGCTGA